Genomic segment of Peribacillus frigoritolerans:
AAGACGACAGCGTTTTACCCATGAAAGATAAAGGCTGCAATGTCTTTGGGTTACCAAACTCGAATAAAAAGATTAAAATCGCGCCGGCAATCGTAAGGGTCAAGCTAGTCGTCAGAACTATCTTCGTATGTACGGATAAACGATGTGTATTCCGATATTCGTATATTTCATTCATCACGATAAAGCCTATCCCGCCAAACGTGATGAGGAAGGCGACGGTAAGAGTTACGAATGGATCCGATACATAAGGGGTCAAACTCCTGAATTCCCCCATTAAATCAAAGCCGGCATTATTGAAATTCGAGATGGAATGAAAAACACCGTAATAGATCGCCTTGCCGATTGGCATGTCAAAAGAAAAGCGAATCGATAAAATAAGGGCACCCATGCCCTCAATGATGGCCGTGAAAATTAAAAGCCGTTTCACTAACCTGACTACACCTGCCATGGATAGATTATTTAAGGACTCCTGCAAGAGTAACCTGCCTTTTAAAGAAATCTTTTTGCCTAATAATAAAAAGAAAAACGTCGCAAATGTCATGAACCCTAAGCCGCCTACCTGAATCAATGTTAGGATGACCAACTCACCAAAAGTGGTGAAGGTCGATCCCGTATCCACTACGACCAGTCCTGTTACACATGTAGCTGAAGTCGAGGTGAATAAAGCATCCAGAAAAGAAAGACCATTTCCATTTTCTGTGGAAATCGGCAGGGTCAATAAATAGGCCCCAATAAGTATCAGGATGGCAAAGCCGAGTACAAGTATTTTTGGCGGATCCAATTTTGTCATTCTCAAATGATCATCCCTACCCATAAAAAAATTGTGTAAAACTGTATGACATTTCAATCATCAATCTGCTTTTCGAATCTTTTTAAAGGCATAATAAAAAGACCTGCGAAAAACCTCGAACTGCTGTTTTGTCACAAAAAGCGTGCAAAATAAGCTCCCGAAATAGGCGGTCTTATGACCTCCTTCGCTTTAGCCGACGAAGTTAGCTGACGGGTAGGATGGCGAAAGAGCTGATCTCATCCCTTCTGCAAGGCAGAATTAACCCCAAATGATTGGGTCCTCCGTACTCATTTTCCATGAGTTTTGGCCGAAATGCATTAAATTGATAAACGTATTCTACTCCCATCATTTAGCAGTTGTAAACCCCTAAATCGTAAAAAAATATTTCTTTAACAAAACTGAAAATTTACGTTTTATTTACATTTAGAAAACGTATTGACAAATATTAGTTAGCACATTATGATAGGTTCGATTAATCCAATTATGATAACCGGCATCGATGTACTTTATTCAATAGTTTCAAACAAAACATGCTATTGCGAATCAAAATTTGTAACATATATATTATGTTTCTTTTGTAAAAGATAAAGGTAAAAGCAGTACATTATTATTTAAATTCAATACATTTTATTAAAAAGGCGGGCAATTATGGAGAAGACGTTCAATAGATATGTTATTAATGCTACAGGCAAGGGTGGCCAAACATATTTAACACAATGCCAGGATAAAGATGCACTTAGGAAATGGATAGCCGATCATGAGGATCAAATCATCATGAATGAGTTAAGGATAACGGATAAGAAAAAGAATCCGTTTTTAAAATTGTTTTCCCTAAGGTAAATCAACTGAATCCAACATTCATTAGCGGTATTCAATTATGTATTCCTGTGTTCTATCCGGAACGCTGAGCGAAAAATCCATATCTTGTTTTGCTTTTAAACTCATTTATTTTGAATGAGTTTTTTTGCGTTATTTACATTATAAAAACATTAATGTTAAAATTTAGTAATTAAGTAGGCGTAAAGAGGAGAAAAGTAAATGAAATGACCACTTTCCAAAAGAGCCTTGAACGGCAGCCGAGGATAGTTAGGGGGGGGCACCGCAAATTGATCTCGTCCCGAGACGCATTGCTGGGGGACCGGGTTTTTTATTATTCGGTCAAAGGGGGAGAAGCGATGAAATTAAGAAATACATTAGTATCTTGGAAATACCCTTCCATTCTTTTGTGTGGAATAGGAATCTCCAACTTTGGTTCTTGGGTTTATTTCATTGCCCTTAATTTAATCGTTCTGGATATGACTGATTCAGCCTTGGCGGTAGCTGGTCTTTATATCGTTAAACTGATGGCTGCCATATTAACGAATGTGTGGGCAGGCAGCGTGATTGACCGGATAAATAAGCGGAATCTTATGATGGCACTTGACCTATTTCGCACGGTATTCATAGCCTTGCTGCCATTGACTTCTTCTATTTGGGTCATCTATTCCCTTGTCTTCGTGATCAATATGGCAGGGGCCATGTTCGTAACAACATCAAGGTCGTATATTACAAAATTAATTCCCGTTGAACAGAGGAAACCATTTAACTCATTACGTAGCTTAATGGATTCTGGAGCTTTTTTGATTGGACCGGCGCTAGCGGGGATCCTTTTCATGATCGGTACGCCCGTTTTAGCGATTTATATTAACGCGGCTGCCTTATTACTATCCGGTATCATCACCCTATTCATGCCTAATCTTGAAAAGGATCATCCCCTTGAACAATCCAGTCATTACCTGTCTTGGACCATCATGAAAAAGGATTGGGGCATCGTCCTGGACTTCAGCCGGAAATCTTCCTACATCATGCTCATTTATTTCTTATTCAGCTGCATGGTGGTGATGGAAACGGCTATCGATTCCCAAGAAGCGGCGTTTGCCAAGGCCGTGCTCTTTTTGTCGGACAGCGATTACGGATTCCTTGTAAGCATCGCCGGGGCAGGCATCATTGCTGGGGCCATAGTCAATGTCGTATTCATCAGTAAAGTGAAAATCTCGCACATGATCGGTCTTGGATCTTTATTTGTCTCGATAGGTTATATGATCTTTGCCTATTCGAATTCCTTTTCAATGGCCGCCATCGGATTTTTCATCATTGCCTTTTCATTGGCTTTTGCCAACACCGGCTTTCAGACCTTTTATCAAAATAATATTCCGGTGGAAATCATGGGCAGGGTCGGAAGTGTTTTTGGTTTGTTAGAAGCATTATTGATCATCATGTCTACCGCAATTGTTGGTGTTTCAGCTCATTTCATTTCGATTCGGTTCGTGGTGATTTCAGGTTCCATGATCATGTTCGCTTTATCAATTTTATTGTCGATGCTTAGTATGAATACCTCCAAAAGGAGGTATTATTCCGTTGGTGATGTAGAGGTAGAAGCTAAGGAAAAGATGTAATCCGATTTAAAGGCATGTTGATGGAACATGCCTTTAATGAATCGTTCATTGGATGAATGTGCGCAATTGGCTGATGAAGTTCAAGATTTGAAAATGGATTTTCGCCATTTCTTCCGCCGTTTGTTCTTCACAGTTCTCTAGCCACTCCTGTATCACCCCTAAAATCGCCGATGTAAGGAAGGCGTGCATATACATGCGGAATGCTTCTTCTTTAGCTGCTGGATGCAGGCTGATCAAACGCTCCAACAGTACTTCACCGAAAACTCGCTTTATTTTTTTCGCAAAAGAAGGATCGCCCTGATCACCAAGAATGGCCCTTAATGCGTGAGCATGTTCACTGATGAATTGAAAAATCGCTATGAAAGGCGGGTAAAGTTGTTGTTGATGAAGAGCCAAAAAAGCCTCTTTCGGCAAAATGGCAGTAATGCGGGTTTGAAGTTCATGTAACAATTCTTGCTGTAAGTGATCCATCAATTCATACTTATCTGTGTAATGCAAATAGAATGTGCCCCGATTAATGTTGGCTCGCTCTGCAATTTTCTTCACTGATACATGTGAGAACCCCTCTGCTTCAATGAGTGCAATAAAATGATGTTGTATCTGCTTTTTCGTCTTTTGTACCATATCCTCATGAATCGATGCCATGGAATGTCTCCTTCACTAAACATTTTTCCAAATGTGTTGATTGTATTAGACCGAATGCTACCTTAGAATGATGATACACTCAACACCGTGTTAATTAAAGAGGGAGGATGTGTGTGCAATGAAAAATGCGATTTCCATTGAAGGAATTGCCAAAGGTTTTCAGCAGAAGAAGGTCATTCAGCCATTGAGCCTGAATATTGAAAAAAGCGGAATTTTTGGCTTATTAGGTCCATCCGGATGCGGAAAGACGACTTTGATTAAAATGATTGTCGGATTGATTAAGCCCGATGCGGGTAAAGTCACGGTTCTGGATCATGAAGTGCCGAATGAAGCACTGTTAAAGGATGTCGGCTATATGGCACAGTCCGATGCTTTATATACAGAACTGACGGGAGCTGAAAACCTCGAATTTTTTGCGAAGCTATACCGTTTTTCGAAAAAGGAACGAAGGGAACGCATTCAATATGCAGCTGAAATCGTACAGTTGACGAATGATTTGAACGTTCGAGTTGTCCATTATTCAGGGGGAATGAAACGCCGTCTGTCACTTGCGGTTGCACTCATCCAAAATCCGGAGATTCTCATTTTGGATGAACCGACAGTAGGAATAGACCCTTTGCTGAAACAATCGATTTGGCAGGAACTTGAGCGTTTAAGAAATGACGATGATAAGACGATCATCATCACGACGCATGTGATGGATGAAGCGGAACGATGCGATAAACTGGCGATGCTGCGTGAAGGTGAAATCATCGCGGCAGGAACCCCTGCAGCTTTAAAAGCAAAATTTGCCGTAGAAACGCTAGATGATGTTTTTTTAAGGATTGGAGGCAGCATGAAATGAGAATTGCCTCTCTTGTTACTCGAATTACACAGCAGATGCGCCGGGATCGAAGGACGCTCGCTTTATTTTTCCTGGCTCCATTGCTCATTTTAACGCTCATGTATTTTATTTTCGATACAGAAGCAAGTGATTTGAAAATCGTTGTTACAGGCAGTGATGAAACGATCGTTAAAGCAATGAAACAAGCGGATTTTCAAGTAACGGCTGCTGAGGAATTCTCACAGGAAAAGATGATTGAAAAGGATACGGATGGCTGGCTGCATGTTGAAAATGGCAAAATGAAACTCACACTTCTGAATGACGAACCGACCCGTGCAAAGGCCGTTCAAATGCAAATGATGCAAGGCTTGCAAGGGAATGAAAAAAACACACCTTCCATTGAGGAGCAATATGTTTACGGAGATGCCAACACGAAGGGTTTTGATACCTTCAGTCCGATGCTCGTCAGCTTTTTTGTTTTCTTCTTTGTATTTTTAATAGCGGGGATTGCGCTTTTGAAAGAACGTACAAGTGGTACGTTGGAACGGCTGCTTGCCACCCCGATTAAAAGATACGAAATCGTAGCGGGCTATGTGATCGGATATGGCTTATTTGCTCTCGTTCAAACCATAATTGTCGTACTATATGCTGTCAATGTGTTGGACATCGTCCTTGTTGGCTCCATTTGGCTCGTTTTATTGACGAATATACTGGTCGCGCTCGTTGCATTATCGCTCGGTACATTACTATCGAGTTTCGCGACATCTGAATTCCAAATGGTACAATTCATTCCGCTGGTCATCGTGCCGCAAGTCTTCTTTACAGGGATTTTCCCATTGGATGGCATGTCAGACTGGCTCCAAAAAATCGGCAAGTTCATGCCTCTCTATTACGCATCGGATGCCATGAACGGCATTATGTACAAAGGCTTCACGTTCAATGAGATTTCACTGGATCTGCTCATTCTCCTGACCTTTGCCATCGTTTTTATCACCATCAATATCATTAGTTTAAAAAAATACCGTGCACTATAACTCTTTAAAAAAAGCCGGATTCCTGGAACATGAGGAACAGGCTTTTTTGTTTTCCTGGACATACTTTTGAGTTGAAAAGGATATAGATACTTATAACTTTTTGATCATGACCTTTTCATTGTTATAATCTGATTCGCCATTGAATGCAAAGCCGAATTTCCTATACAAATTAAAGGCAGCCTGATTATCTTCGACTATGCTTAAATAGATTTCAGGACAATCATATTCTTCTATTATTCTTTTTATTAAAGTCTCCAACATGATGCTTCCAAGCCCGAAACCCTGATGTGCAGCGTCAATGAAAAAGCGGTCTAACCACACTCTGCCATTTTCGCCTTCCCCAGGGAAAAATCCATACATCGCAAAGCCGACCAAGATATCATCATAATAGAGCCCAACTGGCCTGTAATATTTACATTCCTTAGCGTCTTTTAAACATTGTTCAGTCGTTTCGATGTAAGCCTTTTGCTTTTCGTATATTCGCAATTTCAAAATATCCGTCACATTTTCGTTCGAGACTTCATTAATAGTGGTCTTCATCATTTATTTTCCTTCCTCATTGCGCACCTGGTTATCCGCTTTGTTATCATGATATATTAATACCCTAAGGTATATGGTTACCATATAGTCAAGAGGAGAGATCGTAATGCCCGATGGAAATGTAGGCAAATATTTTACTACTGGCGAATTCGCCAAATTATGCAATGTAAAAAAACAAACGCTCATTCATTATGATGAGATTGGGCTTCTTACTCCCGATTTAAAAAACGAAAAGGGCTATCGGTATTACTCTTATCAACAATTTGAAGTTTTTTCGGTCATCACGCTTTTAAAAGAATTCAATATGCCTTTGAAAGAGATCAAATGGTTTCTTACTAACAGGTCACCTATGGAACTAATTGAACTTTTCAAAGAAAAGACCATAGAATTAGAAAAAAAGATAAAGAACCTTCACAGAGTGCAGAAGATCATTGAAACGAAAATATCCCTCACTGAAAAAGCAATTTGTATGGATGACTCTCAAATCACCTTCAAACTTCAGGAGGAAGAACAGCTCTTCCTTAGTGAATCCATCCTGAACTCTTCTGATGCCGAATTCTTAAAATCTACATCTGACTTCATTGATTTCTGTAATGAAAATGAATTTTATACAGGTTTCCCTATCGGTGCCATGATTAGTAAAGAAAACATCATCGATGGGAATCATGATGACTATTCATTTTTGTACACGAAAGTCATGGAAAAGCACCCAGCCCACACTTTCTATTCAAAACCTAAGGGACTCTATGTTGTTGCCTATCATAAAGGAAGTTATAAAAATATCTCCGAAACGTACGAAAGAATATTACAATTCATGGAGAGTGAAAACTTGAACCTCAAATCGTTTGCATACGAAGAATACATCTTGGATGAAGTCGCAGTAAAAGGGTATGAAAATTACCTGACGCAAATCATGGTTGAAGTGGAATGAGATTGAGGGGATTTCACATAGTTCGGGCGAGGATTAAAACATGCGAATGAATCATTCCAAGCAATGCCGTTAGCCTTGAAAAAGCTTTTCCTTGACGGTTTTCTAATGACAGGTTAATGCAGTTTGTTGACGGGTTGTTAAAGTTGTCCTAGGATATAAGGATATGAATTGATTTGGTAATAAATAGAAGGGGGAGTTATATGTCTCTAAAATCGGTCATGCTTTCCCTTTTGCTGTCGCAAGCAATGTTTTTGTGCGGTTTGCCTTTTTTTCTTCAGCTTCTATTATTTTTGAATCCTTTGGTGATCATGGTTGTCTGGTTTTGTATACTTCTTTTCGTTTCGTTTGCGGTTCTTTATTTTCGAGGTGAAACGATCAGAATTCCGCGCCTTTTATGGCAGGCAGTATTGTTTGGCTACAGTTTATCATTATTGGTTTTGCTGTTCTTTCGGCCAGAGGGGCAGGTATATTCGTATAATTTGATTCCTTTTTCTACGATTCTTTCCTATTTATCGAATGAAATGAATGGGCTTGTATCATTTTATAACCTTAGCGCAAATGTGGGGCTGTTCATTCCATTTGGTCTGTATTTGTTGTCCAGGGAAGGGCAAGAGCCCTCCGCTAAAAGGAAATTTCTATATCCATTATTTTCGATTTCAGTCATCGAAATCTGTCAGTTTGTTTTTCGGCGCGGAAGTTTGGATGTCGATGACCTGATCCTGAATACGATTGGTGTTTACCTAGGGTACATTCTGTATCCTTTGTTCAAGAAAGTCGTAGTGTTCTGTTCTGGAAATGTAAAAGGATGAGAGGCAGTGCAAATTGTTAAATGAAAGGGTGTATTTCCATGTATAGCACATTAGAAGAATTATCGAGCCATCCGGTTTTTCATTATTTTGCTGCGATTTCCAATATCCCGAGAGGATCGGCTAATGAAAAAGCGATCAGTGACTATCTGGTTCGCTTCGCGAAGGAGAGGGACCTGGAGGTGATCCAGGATGAGGCGCTGAATGTGATTATCAAAAAGCCTGCCACAATTGGATATGAGAGTGCACCTACAGTCATTATTCAGGGGCATATGGATATGGTTTGCGAAAAGAACAAGGGAACGCTTCATGATTTTGAGAAAGATCCCCTTCAATTAAGGGTTGTCGGAGACATGTTGTATGCGACGGAGACAACATTGGGGGCGGATAATGGGATTGCAGTTGCTTATGCTTTGGCATTATTGGATGCCAATGATATTCCGCATCCCTCTCTTGAAATAGTCATAACGACTGAAGAAGAAACGACGATGAACGGTGCACTTGCCGTGGATCCGGCTCACTTCAAGGGGAAAATGATGATCAATATCGATTCGGAGGAAGATGGAAAGCTGCTGGTCAGCTCTGCTGGAGGAATACGCGTGCGGCAGGTCCTGCCAATCGGATGGGAAACGGCTTCCATTGTTGATGCTGTATCTTATAACATCAGGATTAAAGGGTTGAAGGGCGGGCACTCCGGTATGTCCATCCATAAGGAAAGAGGGAACTCCAATAAACTTTTGGGCAGAGTATTACATGAATTAACGACAGACTTCCCTTGCTGCATACAGCAAATCAACGGGGGCTTGAAAGGGAATGCAATCCCTCGTGAAGCGGATGCCACTGTACTGATTTCTGTTAAAGATGTTCAGAAGATAACGGAGAGACTCCAGAAATGGGAGAATACTTTTAAAAATGAACTGCAATCTTCCGACCCTGAGATATCGATTAGGTTTGAAAAGATCGAAACGATTTCTTCAAACGTTTTTTCCAAAGAGACGGTGACTAAAGCCGTTGCCTCCTTACTGGTAATCCCGCATGGCGTTCAAGCAATGAGCATGGGAATAGAAGGATTAGTCGAAAGTTCGACGAATCTAGGGGTCGTTACAACAAATGAAGCGGAAATGATATTCGAAAGTGAAATCAGGAGTTCGGTCAAAAGCATCAAATATAATATGGTCACGCAGGCAAAGGCGATAGCTGACATGCTTGGGTGCAAGCTATTGGTTGACGCGGATTATCCGGAATGGCCCTATAATCCTGATTCGAAACTCAAGAAATTATTTGAAGAGACATACAAAGAAAAATATCAGGAAGATATTGAAATCATCGCTGTGCATGCAGGGATCGAGTGTGGGGTATTCATAGATAAGATACCAGGGTTGGATACTGTTTCATTAGGGCCGGATATGTTTTCCGTACATACACCTGAAGAACACTTAAGCATCCCTTCGACCATAAACAACTGGGAATATTTTGTTTACACACTAAAGCGGATGAAGAATCTATAAACAACTGCATGTTTGGGGAACAATTGAAATTCAATAGATTTGGAGATATCCTATCGTTCAACGATAGGATGTCTTTTTTTCGTTGAAAAAAGGAACAGCCCGAGGATATGGAACATGATCAATTCCATGAGCCTAGTTAAAAATATAATTGAAGTTATATTAATTTTAGAAAGAGTAAGAAAGAGCCATTAAAGAGAACCAGTCTATCAAAGGTAGATATTATCCTGTTTTGTTGACTTGATATTCAAGTGAAAAAAGCGTTTACAATTATATGTAAACGCTTTATAATTCATTTGTACCTATAAATTCATACCAATGAATTTAATGTATACTTATCAATATGAATTAAAAATGCCAGAATTCCCTTTAATTAAGGATGGAAGTTATTAATGAAGAGCGGCTTTTAAATTCAGAACATTCTGTTTTTTATTCAATCATCTTCTAAATAATTAGATTAGCAGAAACATATTTCATATCTTTCTTTAAAGGGGGTGACATACATCTTCATTTCGTTTTGAGATTTACCTGGATCAGAAGCAAAAAGTAATCTAAATCAAATAATGGAGGAGAAAAATGAGAAAAACCATTTCGATAATAATTTTGTGTATTTTTACCATTACTTTGTTCGTCGGGAATATACCAGGAACAGTCAAGGCAAAGCAAGCAGGGAAACCATTATACATGAATGAGAAGGCACCTGATGAAGAAAGAGTCAAAGACTTGTTAAAACGAATGACAATCGATGAAAAGGTCGGTC
This window contains:
- a CDS encoding ABC transporter permease, with amino-acid sequence MRIASLVTRITQQMRRDRRTLALFFLAPLLILTLMYFIFDTEASDLKIVVTGSDETIVKAMKQADFQVTAAEEFSQEKMIEKDTDGWLHVENGKMKLTLLNDEPTRAKAVQMQMMQGLQGNEKNTPSIEEQYVYGDANTKGFDTFSPMLVSFFVFFFVFLIAGIALLKERTSGTLERLLATPIKRYEIVAGYVIGYGLFALVQTIIVVLYAVNVLDIVLVGSIWLVLLTNILVALVALSLGTLLSSFATSEFQMVQFIPLVIVPQVFFTGIFPLDGMSDWLQKIGKFMPLYYASDAMNGIMYKGFTFNEISLDLLILLTFAIVFITINIISLKKYRAL
- a CDS encoding aminoacyl-histidine dipeptidase, with the translated sequence MYSTLEELSSHPVFHYFAAISNIPRGSANEKAISDYLVRFAKERDLEVIQDEALNVIIKKPATIGYESAPTVIIQGHMDMVCEKNKGTLHDFEKDPLQLRVVGDMLYATETTLGADNGIAVAYALALLDANDIPHPSLEIVITTEEETTMNGALAVDPAHFKGKMMINIDSEEDGKLLVSSAGGIRVRQVLPIGWETASIVDAVSYNIRIKGLKGGHSGMSIHKERGNSNKLLGRVLHELTTDFPCCIQQINGGLKGNAIPREADATVLISVKDVQKITERLQKWENTFKNELQSSDPEISIRFEKIETISSNVFSKETVTKAVASLLVIPHGVQAMSMGIEGLVESSTNLGVVTTNEAEMIFESEIRSSVKSIKYNMVTQAKAIADMLGCKLLVDADYPEWPYNPDSKLKKLFEETYKEKYQEDIEIIAVHAGIECGVFIDKIPGLDTVSLGPDMFSVHTPEEHLSIPSTINNWEYFVYTLKRMKNL
- a CDS encoding MFS transporter, whose translation is MKLRNTLVSWKYPSILLCGIGISNFGSWVYFIALNLIVLDMTDSALAVAGLYIVKLMAAILTNVWAGSVIDRINKRNLMMALDLFRTVFIALLPLTSSIWVIYSLVFVINMAGAMFVTTSRSYITKLIPVEQRKPFNSLRSLMDSGAFLIGPALAGILFMIGTPVLAIYINAAALLLSGIITLFMPNLEKDHPLEQSSHYLSWTIMKKDWGIVLDFSRKSSYIMLIYFLFSCMVVMETAIDSQEAAFAKAVLFLSDSDYGFLVSIAGAGIIAGAIVNVVFISKVKISHMIGLGSLFVSIGYMIFAYSNSFSMAAIGFFIIAFSLAFANTGFQTFYQNNIPVEIMGRVGSVFGLLEALLIIMSTAIVGVSAHFISIRFVVISGSMIMFALSILLSMLSMNTSKRRYYSVGDVEVEAKEKM
- a CDS encoding ABC transporter ATP-binding protein, whose amino-acid sequence is MKNAISIEGIAKGFQQKKVIQPLSLNIEKSGIFGLLGPSGCGKTTLIKMIVGLIKPDAGKVTVLDHEVPNEALLKDVGYMAQSDALYTELTGAENLEFFAKLYRFSKKERRERIQYAAEIVQLTNDLNVRVVHYSGGMKRRLSLAVALIQNPEILILDEPTVGIDPLLKQSIWQELERLRNDDDKTIIITTHVMDEAERCDKLAMLREGEIIAAGTPAALKAKFAVETLDDVFLRIGGSMK
- a CDS encoding MerR family transcriptional regulator, which translates into the protein MPDGNVGKYFTTGEFAKLCNVKKQTLIHYDEIGLLTPDLKNEKGYRYYSYQQFEVFSVITLLKEFNMPLKEIKWFLTNRSPMELIELFKEKTIELEKKIKNLHRVQKIIETKISLTEKAICMDDSQITFKLQEEEQLFLSESILNSSDAEFLKSTSDFIDFCNENEFYTGFPIGAMISKENIIDGNHDDYSFLYTKVMEKHPAHTFYSKPKGLYVVAYHKGSYKNISETYERILQFMESENLNLKSFAYEEYILDEVAVKGYENYLTQIMVEVE
- a CDS encoding VanZ family protein; translated protein: MSLKSVMLSLLLSQAMFLCGLPFFLQLLLFLNPLVIMVVWFCILLFVSFAVLYFRGETIRIPRLLWQAVLFGYSLSLLVLLFFRPEGQVYSYNLIPFSTILSYLSNEMNGLVSFYNLSANVGLFIPFGLYLLSREGQEPSAKRKFLYPLFSISVIEICQFVFRRGSLDVDDLILNTIGVYLGYILYPLFKKVVVFCSGNVKG
- a CDS encoding GNAT family N-acetyltransferase encodes the protein MKTTINEVSNENVTDILKLRIYEKQKAYIETTEQCLKDAKECKYYRPVGLYYDDILVGFAMYGFFPGEGENGRVWLDRFFIDAAHQGFGLGSIMLETLIKRIIEEYDCPEIYLSIVEDNQAAFNLYRKFGFAFNGESDYNNEKVMIKKL
- a CDS encoding TetR/AcrR family transcriptional regulator, coding for MASIHEDMVQKTKKQIQHHFIALIEAEGFSHVSVKKIAERANINRGTFYLHYTDKYELMDHLQQELLHELQTRITAILPKEAFLALHQQQLYPPFIAIFQFISEHAHALRAILGDQGDPSFAKKIKRVFGEVLLERLISLHPAAKEEAFRMYMHAFLTSAILGVIQEWLENCEEQTAEEMAKIHFQILNFISQLRTFIQ
- a CDS encoding TrkH family potassium uptake protein, with the translated sequence MTKLDPPKILVLGFAILILIGAYLLTLPISTENGNGLSFLDALFTSTSATCVTGLVVVDTGSTFTTFGELVILTLIQVGGLGFMTFATFFFLLLGKKISLKGRLLLQESLNNLSMAGVVRLVKRLLIFTAIIEGMGALILSIRFSFDMPIGKAIYYGVFHSISNFNNAGFDLMGEFRSLTPYVSDPFVTLTVAFLITFGGIGFIVMNEIYEYRNTHRLSVHTKIVLTTSLTLTIAGAILIFLFEFGNPKTLQPLSFMGKTLSSLFQSVSPRTAGSNTLNIPDLTQPTLLLIIFLMFVGASPGSTGGGIKTTTLATLVGTVWSQIKGKGDVVLFRHRIVSETIFKALSVTFIGVFVVSIISILLTITESGTDFLMILFEATSAFATVGLSMGLTPELSPVGRMLIIFTMFAGRVGPLTLAFAIAMRRKPDPFRRPKGKIMIG